GTGCAGGGTTGTGGTAAGTCTCTGGCGGCCAAAACCGTGGCCCGACAGTGGAAGCTACCGTTGCTGAAACTCGATGCTGGGCGTCTATACGACAAGTACATCGGCGAGTCGGAGAAAAACTTTCACCGGGCCGTGACCATGGCCGAGACCATGGCGCCGGTGGTGCTTTGGATTGATGAAATCGAAAAGAGCATGGGCCAAACCAGTGGGGAGGGTGATGGTGGCCTCAGTCGCCGATTGTTTGGCTCATTCCTCACCTGGCTGCAGGAGAAGTCCCAGGATATTTTCGTGGTGGCGACGGCCAATGACCTGTCGCAATTACCGCCGGAATTACTGCGGAAGGGTCGCTTCGATGAGATCTTTTTCGTGGATCTCCCCGATGCCGCTGAGCGGCAGGCCATTTTAGAGATTCACTTGCAGCGCCGCAACCAAGCGATTTCGACCTTTCATTTGGATACCCTAGTCCAGGCCACCGAAGGCTTTAGTGGGGCAGAGATCGAACATGTCATCAATGCCGCCCTCTACCGGGCATTGTATGAGCAACGGCAGTTGGACACGGCCCTGCTGCTCCATGAAATTACCAGCACTGTGCCCCTATCCATTGCCCGCCGGGAGGACATGCAGCGGCTGCGGGCTCTGGCCCAGGAGCGGTTCGTCACGGTGAGGTAGGCCTGGAGCCGGGATCGGGGTCTACGTTAGGGTAGAGCTATGACGATTGCAGACTTGATCGATTGGTTTGAGGGCTGGGCCGCTCCTAGCTGGCAGGAGAGTTGGGATAACTGCGGCTGGCAGGTGCAGCCGGGAGTACTGGAGCAGCCGCCGCAGGTGCTGGTGTGCCTGACGCCGACCTTAGCCGTGGTGCAGGAGGCCCTGGCGCTGCGGCAGCAGGGCACCCCAGTGAATCTTATCTTTGCCCACCACCCCTTGATCTTCAGCCCCTTGAAGGTCGTTGATCGGGGGAATCCGGTGGGAGAGATGGTGCGGTTAGCTCTGCTGCATGGCATTGGCATCTATAGTGCCCATACCAACTTTGACCAGGTAGCCGATGGTACCGCCGATGTGTTGGCGCAACTGCTGCACCTCCAGGACCCCGAGCCGGTGGTGCCGACTGACGCCGGGATCGGCTATGGCCGGGTGGGGAATTTGCCGCAGCCGCAGCCGCTGAAATCGCTGTTGTTGACCATTCGCCAGGTGTTATCGCCGCCGGATGTGCTCTTTTCTCCGCAGGCCGATCTGAGCCAGCCGGTTCAGCGACTGGCGGTGTTGGGGGGCTCGGGGGCCAGCTTCTTGAAGGCGGTGGCCCAGACGGGGGCCCAAGCCTATCTCACTTCGGATTGCAAATTCCATCAGTTTCAGGAGGGACGCGATCGCAACCTGGTTTTGATCGATGCTGGTCACTACGCCACCGAACGGCCTGCCTGCGCCCGTCTAGTAGACCATTTCCAGCGGCAGGGAGTGGCCTGGGCCGGCTTAAGCCAGCAAGACGAAGACTTTCGCCAGTTTCTGACTCCGCTATAGATATGGTGGATTCTTCTCTGTCCCTAGTATTGAGCGCCCTGGATGACAGCATCTACGGTCAAGTGGTGCTGCAGGTATCAATGCCATCGGCCTCCCTCTATCTGGCCGCCCAGGGGCAGTCCGTGGGGTCGATTGGCCAGAGCATCGCCCAGGGTATCGACGAGCTGGGCGGGACAGTACTAAGGCAAGAATTGCGGCTAGTACAGGGAGCCCCTCACTTACGGATACAGGCCCAGCTATCTACGGTGTCCCATGACCATGGCCAACGGCTGCGGACCGCGGTGATAGCAGCAGGCGGAGATGTCAGGCGGCTACGGCTCAGATTCCCTAGCCATGGCCCTAACTTTACCCAGCGTCAACCCTCGACCTGCCTAGGTTGTCGCCATTATTATGGTCGAGGTCACGGTCGCACTCGCCTGATCTGCGCCATGCATCCCCTGGGACCCGAGACCGACCCCTGCCCCGACTACAACTAGTACTGGCCAGTAAATATTACGCCCCTCTATCCATTAAAGTCCGACGGTAGACTTCATAGGGGAGTCCTGTTCTGCCTTCTGCCCTCTGCCTTCTGCCTTCTGCCTTCTGCCCTCTGCCTTCTGCCCTCTGCCTTCTGCCTTCTGCCCTCTGCCTTCTGCCCTCTGCCTTCTGCCCTCTGCCTTCTGCCCTCTGCCTTCTGCCCTCTGCCTTCTGCCTTCTGCCTTCTGCCCTCTGCCTTCTGCCTTCTGCCTTCTGCCCTCTGCCTTCTGCCCTCTGCCTTCTGCCCTCTGCCTTCTGCCCTCTGCCTTCTGCCCTCTGCCTTCTGCCCTCTGCCTTCTGCCCTCTGCCTTCTGCCTTCTGCCTTTAAAACGGTTATGGACATTGCCGCCCTGCGTCGAGAATATAGCCAACGAGGCTTACAGAGAACAGACTTGGCCGCAGATCCGCTGCAGCAGTTTCAGCGTTGGTTTCAAGAGGCCTGTGACGCCGAGTTGCTAGAACCCAACGCCATGGTGGTGGCCACGGTGGCGGCCGATGGCATGCCCTACCAGCGCACGGTATTGCTGAAGTACTTTGACCCGCAGGGGTTTGTCTTTTTCACCAATTACGGCAGCCGTAAGGCCCAACAGCTGCAGCATAATCCCAAGGTATCGCTGTTGTTTCCCTGGTATGGCCTGGAACGGCAGTTGCATATTACAGGGATGGCGACGAAGATCTCGACGATGGAATCCTGGCGATATTTCTCGTCTCGCCCCCGGGGCAGCCAGATTGGAGCCTGGGTATCGCAGCAGAGCCAGGTGATCTCATCGCGGCAGTTGCTAGAAGCCCAGTTTGACCACATGCAGCAAAAGTTTAAGCAAGGCCAGATCCCCCTGCCAGACTTTTGGGGAGGCTATCGGGTCGTTCCTGACAGCTTTGAATTTTGGCAAGGGCGCTCGAATCGCCTGCACGATCGGTTTTTGTACACCCGTCACCAAGATGGCTGGGATATTCAGCGGCTGTCTCCTTAACCGGCAGTAAGGAGGGGGCTATACTGGCTGCCGCGAACCGGCCCTAAACGCGTCACCCACCCCCCATCCTCCACACCTCATCATCTCCCCCGCTCCCTCCCCGCGGCTACCTGCAGGAGTTCCTGACCAATGGCCTGATAATCCTGCCAAGCTTCCTCAGCTTTAGGATCTGCCACCGCATACACCGGCACTCCCCTCAGGGCAGCCTTCTGGAACGCCGCATAGCGGCGAATGCCTCCCTGAAACAGGGACAAATGGGCTTCTTGCAACAATTGCCGCACCTCTGCCCCGGCCTTGCTAGGATGGGGCGGAATTGCCACCAGCAAGATGCGGTAGTGGCTGACGCGGATGGCATTCAGATGAGCCACGGTGAGGGTGAGGGCATCTAGGGCCAGAATGTCTGGAGTGGTGGGCAACACCAGCAGGTCACAGCTATCCGAGAGTACTGTCAGATCCTCGGCGGTGGGGCGGGCCTGGGTATCGATCACCACATGGTCATAGGGTCGGGGTTGTTCTGCTGCCCGCCATTCATCCACTACGGGAAAGGGCAGTTGGCCGCGGCTGGCCCAGCCCAAGGCAGAGCGGTTAGGATCAGCATCGATCAACAGCGTCTGGGCGTGACCCTGCAAAAACGCCGCCAGGTGAATGGCCGTCGTTGTCTTGCCGACGCCTCCCTTAAAGCTGGCCACCGTTACAATCATAGAGTCTTGAGGTCTCGATAGCGGTAGAGTGAAATGGACGTAATCTGAGCAATAGCCTGGGGACGTTACCCAAGATGGCGATGGACTGGATGCCAGTCGTTATTACTTTGCCAGATGCCGAGGCCACCTATGCCCTAGGGCACTATCTGGGCCAACATCTGCCCATTGGTACCGTGATTTTACTCATGGGGGACCTAGGCAGCGGCAAAACCACCTTGGTGAAAGGCCTGGCAGCGGCGCTAGGGATCACTGAGCCCATTAACAGTCCTACCTTTACCCTAATCAATGAGTATGAGCAGGGGCGTCTTCCCCTTTATCATGTCGATCTCTACCGCCTAGAGGCGGCAGCCGCCGATCAGCTCTATTTAGAGAGCTATTGGGACGGCAGCGAGTTTGTCCCAGGCATCATGGCCATCGAGTGGTCTGAGCATTTAGGCCATCATCCCCCAGAGCCCCTGGAGCTACGACTCAGCTATCATGACGCTGGACGCCAAGCTACCCTGAGACCGTCGACGCCCTGTCAAGCAGCCTTACTAGAGACATTACCCGATGCAATACTGGCTAATGAAATCTGAACCGGATGTTTACAGCATCGACGATCTGCAACGGGATGGTGAGGAAATCTGGGACGGGGTACGTAACTACCAGGCGCGCAATTTCCTACGGACCATGGAATCTGGCGATCTGGCCTTCTTCTACCATTCCAATACCAAACCCCCAGGCGTCGTTGGCCTGATAGAGATTGCGGCGGCCAACGTGGTCGACCCTACCCAGTTCGACCCCCAGAGCAAGTACTACGATCCCAAGTCCACCCCAGATGGTCCCCGTTGGCAGACGGTCACGGTGCGCTACGGTGAAACCTTTCCCCAGGCCATTCCCCTCAGTACCCTGCGGGATACCTTTAGCCCTGAGGAACTACAGGTGGTGAAGCGAGGCAATCGCCTCTCGGTAATGCCAGTCCCCCCAGAAGTCGCTGAGCGTCTGCTGGCCATGGGGCGACAGCAAGCTTAATAACCTAGTAGGCCAAGGCCGAGATTACCATTGTCCTCTTAGGTCTGATTTCTGCCCTTTACTGCACCTGGTCTGGATCAACACCCAATTCCCGCAACCGCTGGGCCAGGCGCTCGGCCCGCTGCCGCTCCTGCTCGGCCCGCTGTCGCTCCTGCTCGGCCTGCTGTCGCTCCTGCTCGGCCCGCTGTTGCTCCTGCTCGGCCCGCTGGCGCGCCTGCTCAGCCGCCGTCGGCAGCAGGTGGCCATCTAGGTCGGCCCAGCGTAGCCAGGTGGTCTCGACGCCGCGGTAGAGTCCCGACCAGCGTACCAAGGCCAGTTGCAGGACTGAACTGACCAGCAAGCCATCGGCATTCGGCTGAATCGGTTGGTAGCTGCCCCCCTGCAGCTGAAAGCCGGCCCAATCCTCGGGCTGGAAGGGATCAAACCAGAAATACTCGGGCACATGCAGCTGCTCTTGATAAATCTGTCGTTTATCGCCCTTATCGAAGGCGGCCGTACTCGGGGACAGTAACTCAATCACCAGGTCAGGCGTTTTGCCCTCTTCCCAGCACACCCAACTGAGCCGCTCGCCCTGGGGCACCCCTAAGGCCACAAAGACATCTGGTCCCTTGAAGTCTTGGTTTCTCACCTGGGCCAGGCTGTAGTACACAAACATGTTGCCGCTCACGTAGCCATCGTCGCGCTGCTGCAGCCACCCCTCTAGGGCATCAATGAGCAGATCCATCTGCATCTTGTGACGCTGGGTTTCCATGGGCTCGCCGTCATCGTAGGGCAGCTGCCATTGGGTGGGGGGCAGGGTAATGCCCAGTTGCTCAAGCTCGGCAGGAGTCATAAAGCGGCATACCGTCCACTGTGCTCGATTGCCTCCAATATATCGGAGAGTCTGTTGCGATCGCATCTCATAAGTAGGACGTCCTAATTAAACGATGCTGTAGGGTCTGTTGTGGCGCTAGTCCAACGCACCGCAGTCTGGGCTGACGCGTTAGCGACAGCGTAATGCATCCTACCCATAATTCGGGCTACCTACTAAGCTGAAATCTCGTCCCTGAGTTCAGCGTGACGATCCGGTTAATCAGGGAGTAACACTAGGATTATTGCAATTATCGCCTTCAGTGGTTTTTAGACTACCGAGTAAATTGGCCACAATCACACACCGCTGAGCCGGTACTCCCGTAGGCGAAATGCTGAATACAAAAGGCACACTGGCCTCATCTTCGGGTCTGCCCTGATAATCAAAAGTTACAGACGTAGCCGGATTCGTGTCTTCGTTGATGTAAGCACTTAACTGGATGGTTCCTTCCGGAAAATTGCCACCGCCCAGTATCTGCGTCGTTCCATCACTTACCGAAGGAACAGCGGGATCCACAATACTAACTGTCACATTTCGCCGTTGCTGACGGGCCGTTGTCTGCGCCTGTTTCAGCACGTCTACCAAATCGCTGCGGACAGTGTTCATTCTCTGCCGGTTTAAGAAGGCCAACCAGCCCGGGGCAGCGATGCCTGCCAGGATGGCCACTATGATCAAAACAACTAAGCCTTCCAACAGGGTAAAGCCAGCATGCGAGGGAGATTTTAGATGCTGCAAACAGCGCTTCATGGCGGATAGCCCTTAGTCAATTCAGTTAGTATTGGGTTGTTTATTTAAGATGCCGCGGATCAAGATCTGAGCTTGTAAGGTGGGCAGACGCCCTTCTTCACTGTAGGTGTTGATTAAGCCCGGTCGACCAGTGGTGGCATTTCCTCTCAGATACACGATCAGATCTTGATTTAAGCGGTCTATGGCATCTTCGGCGTCAGGATCTGTGCCTCGCACACACACGAAGAAACTATTGCCATCGGCTGGCGTGGAGGGGATGCGCTCATAGGCCGATGAGGGACAGTTGGCCAAATCTGAGGGGGGCGTGGCAGTGGCAAGATCGACATAGTCGACCAGTACAGCCGAAAACCCATCAGTGTTAACGCTATTATCAGCAGTCCAGTTGGAAAAGCTATTGGTTTCGCCAGACTGCGTTGGATGCTCAGTAGTGGGATCGGCATAACCATCCCGGGTAGTTAGGTTAGACACATCAGCATATTTAGGCAACTCATAGCGAATAATCCGCGACGGCCCCTGCCAAATATCGCTAGCCGCATTGTCTTGTTGTAAATACACCACCAGGTTATAGGTACTGTGCCTCACCTTCAGGGTATTGCACTCCTCCTCTTCCGTCCCAGAAAAGGCGGTGGAACAGTCTCCGATGCCTGCGTAGTCATCTGAATCTAGGGGCTCTAACCGCCAGAAGGCCAAAATGGGCTCTCCAGCAGGCAAGTCATCCAGTTGACTGGTCACAGTCGTGGGTGTGGAGTAGACAAAGACCGCTTCTTGGGCATCTCGGGTGATGTAGGTCATGGCCCGCTGCATATTGGTTTGGGTCTCGGTCAGGGCTTCCTCCCGGCGATTAATTTGCAACAGCTCTACGACCAAATACAGCAACCCTGATACCACAATACTGGCAATGATTAACGAGACCAGCACTTCCAGCAACGTAAACCCAGCTCGTTTGCCGCGTAGCAGGTGATGGTAGAGATGGAACCCAAGCCGTCGAGAAACCATGGCGCTAGAAGAAGTTAAATACGTTAACCAAACGAATAAAAGATGCTGTTGTCAGGTACATCCCTGCGGGGTTGAGTCGCCAGGGCTGCTGATCAGGTCGAAGTATTCACAGTAAGATTCCGTGTCTTCCCCCCGCACAACACTGGTGTAGAGCGCAGCCAAAGGCCGTCTGCCCCGTTCCCCTTCTCCGCCAGTAATGCCTAAGCGCGATGGGTCGGCCTCTAGGGTGTTGGTGCTGGTGGAGTCTAGGGCCTGAATGTCATAGACCCGAACTCCCAGACCGAAGGCCACTGGTTTATTGCCTATGGATACTCCACCGGTGCGATAGACCTGGATGCCGAAATCCGGATCGCCATCCCCATCAACATCGACGGCCCGGGTTTTAGTCGGTGGCAGGGAGTCATAGGCGGTTGTCGAATCTAGGGGATCTTCTTGGTCTGGAGGCACCATCGTAGCAGGCGTGGAGTCATTCAGACTGGGCACAGACTGGGGTAAATCGGTATCCTCGTACCCCCCCTGCTCCACGATTAATCGCACTTGGTCGATTTCCCCTTGGGCTACAGCCAAGGCCTGTTCCGCCCGCTGGCTCTGCACCCGTGTAGCCACAGCAATTACCAGAGCCGGGGTAATGGCCCCCAAGGTGAGGGCAATCACGACAATCGCTACTAGGGTTTCGATCAGGGTCAAGCCATCTTCTTGACAGGCAAGGTGGCAATCGCCTCGCTGCAGAGCCAAGCGCTGTAATTTTCTCCGAATGGATAGCATCAGCAAGGCGATACACCTCCTACCAGAATCAACTAGGGACATGTGACATTGGGGAAATCAGAGGCATTGAATACCCGGGTGCCCCCATCATCGGTAGCACAGAGCAAATTTTCGATGTAAGGGTCATTCGCAGGCAGTTCTCGGTAGTACTCGCTGCGAGGCGACTCAATGGTGACGAAGCGTCGCGCTGCCGGGGCTGGCGGCTGGTAGAGCAAACCCACATCAAATCCCCAGCGTCGACCGGGCGGACTGTAGAAGTAGATGTTGTTTTCATTGATATCCGCTGATTGCGTCCTTTCCCAGGCATCCTGGTCGAACAAGCCGGTACTGCCGGTGGAGAAATCGAACTGGAAGAAGGATCCGGCGATGAACAAATCGATAGCATTATTGAAAGTCTCGTCAGACTTAGTTGTACCGGTATTCCACAGTTCTAAGAATCTGGGGAAGTTGTGAAAGCCGCCATTGTTCTGACCGCCTTGGGAGGGAATAATGCCACTGATGAACAGTGAATTCACGAAGGTTTCTCCGGCCCGAATTAAGTTGCGCTTGTGCCTCTTTTCATCGTCACTATCAAATCCGAACTCAATAAAGTTACCGACACCAAAGGGATCCTTATTATCTAGCTCAAAATTAGGCCAAGGGTCGGCAGTTGGTGGTGAATCATCATCATATCGATTAATGTAATAACCACCGTTACGGTCAATCCAAACCGGCGCCGCTGGATCATCAGGATCATTAGTATTTGGATCAACATCTTCTTCATAGAGCCACTCTCCTTCTTGAACCCATCTCTCTCGATTAAAGATAGAGCCGGGATCTGAGGGATCTGTCTCAAAGTAGGGGCGATTCTGGTTTTGGTAAGAGGATTCTCCTGCTCCATAGTTAGCCGGAGTAATCTCAAGAAAAGTATCGTCAACGGCCCCATCCTGGAAGTTGTCCGACAGGATCGTGAATGAATCAGACAAAATCTCTACCGGTCGCCAATGGTCATCGTCGAGGGTGGCAAAGGTATCGGTGTTGAGGTCAGTGCGAGCGGTATAGAACGGATCGCCATAGGCAACATCGCCATCATTAAGAGTTTGGCCGTCTACGAACTCTTCTAGATTTGGTGTCACCCCATCGTCGCTGTGCAGGTTGAAGTTGCCCTGGATATAGACCGAGTTATCGGTGACAAAGGTCATCCCTGGGTCTCTATCTAGGTCGCCACTGATATCGGCCCCATCTTTAAATCGGAAGCCATGGTTACGCCGCATCGGGTCGGGATAATAGTCCACAGGTTTGGGGCTGACGAGGCGATCGCTCAGCGGCGGGTCTTGAATCGTGCCCCCGGGCTCAACCGTCATCCTGCAGTCATTATCAGTCTTGAGGTTAGCCAGCACCGAACAATCGGTGGTTGCACTAGGTCCCCAGCCAGCATCGGTGTGTTTCGGTCGTACGATTTCGTCTTCCCGCACGGCGTCTTCTCGGAAGGCATAGATAATGCCCTCACCGCCATTCTCTCGATCTGCCGCTAGCCAGTAATCACCAGAACCATTGGTTTCGTTAGCAAGGCGGCTGAGGTCAATGTCGAGCACTCGGATTGCTAGCTGTTCCCGACCGTCGTAGATGCCCTTATCGAGGAAAGGAATATTCAGAATACCACCAGCCGGATTATTAATAGCGAATGGCCTATCATCGGGCTGATTACCAGCAGATGTGTCTAAATCAGCCGAGGAATCAGCCGTAAACGGAAGTTGCCATGTTGGTGTACCCCCTGGGACCCGAGCAACTAGAGCAAGATCAGATAAGTTATCAGGTTCATCAGCACCATCATCTACAACTTGATAAGTGAATCCGTCGTTAACTAGGACACTGGATATTAAATAAGGCGGGATTAAACCTGGATCAACTGCTGTGGCATCAATGTATTCCTCTCCAGTGGGTTGAGCTGTATCGGCAATTCCCAAAGCCGTTAGCTCAGTTGAGTCAGCACTTGCGCTCTGATCATGGCTCGCCCTAGGAAATAGATAATAAAGGGAAGGATACTTTGGAACGTTTGTCTTTGGACATAGGGCTAGCGCGAGTGTGAGCGCTTCTTCAGGATCTGTAATGCCAAAGTCACTAAATGAGTTTGGATCACAGCTGAGGTTATATGAAATAGGCGGATCGTCGCCGTAGGTCGTCCCTACAGCATCGAGCTCAAAAGTCCCATTAGCCTGGTCATAGATCCCGAATAGTGGTGTGGGTGGGGTAGCTGCTGCTTCAAGTCCTGCGCCGGTAGCAAAACCGAAGGTCCGGTCTCTGAGAACCTGCCAGTAATCTGCAGCAACCTTCATGCGAGCTATTTCAGCTGCGGGTGCACCTGCAGCTTCAGCCTCCTCAATCCAGACGTCAGGTGGTGTGGTGTCTACATCCGCTAAAGGAACTCCATTATCCACCAGGTCTAATAAAGTTTTGGCGATTCCACTAGCAGCATCACTCCACTGAGCGTCGGTGATGTCATCAAACTCTGTGTTGAGGCTGTCTAGGTTGTAAGCCAGCAGGCCGAGCGTACAAGCCGAAGAATGTAGCGTTGCCTGGTCGGCAAAGCTAAGGCTGCCGTAACCGGTGCCGCTTTCGACAATTTGCCTCAGGGGAGAGAAGTCACCCCACATAGCGAGATAGGGAAATGGATGAACAAAGTCATCTTGGAACGGCCCAAAAGAGGGGGCTCCGCCGTGCGGATCTCCAGCGAAGTAGGCAAGATTCTTTAGAGCCTTCTTCAAAGGAGAGGTGGCTAAGTCATATTGAGTCCCGAAGTTACTTGCTGTCGCGAAGGTAGAAGGATAGGCAAATTCCCAACCATTGGTGCCATGCCCTTTAAGAAAGTCGACCTTGATATCATCAGCAGTAGTGGTGTTGAGTGTTAAATAATCAAAGGTACGACTATTGATAATGCTTTCCATAGTGCCGGGATGAGCCGTTAGAGCTACACAAGCTGCTGGGAACTCACCATCTGAGGCACTGCCACCCCCCTCGTAGTGATACACCACCATCCCCTGTACAGCCGCCAGATTATCCCGCAGCGAGCGGCGCTGTAGCACTTCATGGGGACCACCCCGGTCAGCACCTGTCAATCCCAAGGTTAGGTCAGGAGGATAGAGTGAATCAGGCTGAGAAATAGGGTTATTGTTAGGATTAGAACTTGGATCCGTTATATTCGGATCTGAAGTGGTATCTAGAGGGCTGGCATTCCAACCATATGTATTCCCCAGCTCTAGTCGCTCGCCCACGATCAGGCGTAAGCCCCTATTAATAGCTTGCCGTTCCCAAAAACCATCTAGACCTTCGTTTTCATCGGTTAATTCACCTACAGCTGTGATGGGATCGCCAACCTGCTTATTATCTGCCTCAAGGCCATGCTCTTCGTTGTATTTAGGCTTGGGTCCCCAGCGATCATCGGCGCGGTAGAAGTCATCGACGAAGGGTCTGATCACGTTGTCGTTTAGAATGCGACCTTGCTGGGAGGCATCTGAATTAGGCCAGTTTGGATCGCGGTCCCAAGTGCTGGGATCAATGTGCTCGTGAATGCCTTTGGTTAATAACGTCAGAGGGTTAGTAGCAATATCTGATAGCTTGGCGCCAGCATCAGTCGTCACAGAGTCATCCCCATTTCCCATGTCCCAGCCGGTTCTAGGGGGAGTATTATCGTCTGTTTGATACAGGTGAAAATCTGCACTACTACCAGAAAAGTCGTCCTGGGTAACGGCTCCTTTCACCACTTGCCCCTGAAAGCCACCAGAATCAGGGTCAGGATTATTCTCATCCTGAGATAAGGTGATTTCTGATGACTCCTGGCTATACAAACAGGAGTTATGAGAGCTGACCATATGAGCATTTAATCCTCCCCGGACGAACAGATTACCGTCCGTATGCATTGCTCCGTTCCAGTTAAAGTCAGGACCGGGGAAGATCTCTAGATCGTAGTTAAACCAGGCTCCCCATTTATTTGCCCTCTCCGCCTCCCGAGCCTGTTGAAACTCTAGGGTCTCCAGGGTGCGATTGACGTCGTTGCTATTGATGGCGAAGGCATTCACCTGAAAGTTTTTCTGCAGGGTAGAGTTATTGGCAGCATCCACTACCTGCCAACCCCCTTCAGAAATAGCCCCTTGGCAGAGCTCGGTGGCTTCAGTGGTGGCCAGGGGGCCGGTGCGGGTCACTAGAGCCTGGGCCTTATTTTGGCTGGGAGGCTCTTGTAGGGTAACGTCAGCTTCTTCGTAGGGACCGGCATCATCCACCAAAATGGAATAGATAACGACTTCGTCGCTAGCAACGGTGCCATCGCCATTGATATCAGACTTAAATACCCAGGCGTTATCTAGCCCTTCATCGTCGGGGTGATTCGGGTTGAGATTAATCCGGGTTTCATCT
This portion of the Halomicronema hongdechloris C2206 genome encodes:
- the hpsA gene encoding hormogonium polysaccharide biosynthesis protein HpsA gives rise to the protein MASFRRHLRRFWQLPQTLLKRFMTRLLRLFWLVSQPSRLARSGFVLPTTTLLLLLIVLTAGALTFRSLGRSGQIIAQREQKVIVNAATPAIDRAKAKIEFLFNKDPRFPSGLPASDILADMMLDPAGMYTGRVSAIGDPYTLPDETRINLNPNHPDDEGLDNAWVFKSDINGDGTVASDEVVIYSILVDDAGPYEEADVTLQEPPSQNKAQALVTRTGPLATTEATELCQGAISEGGWQVVDAANNSTLQKNFQVNAFAINSNDVNRTLETLEFQQAREAERANKWGAWFNYDLEIFPGPDFNWNGAMHTDGNLFVRGGLNAHMVSSHNSCLYSQESSEITLSQDENNPDPDSGGFQGQVVKGAVTQDDFSGSSADFHLYQTDDNTPPRTGWDMGNGDDSVTTDAGAKLSDIATNPLTLLTKGIHEHIDPSTWDRDPNWPNSDASQQGRILNDNVIRPFVDDFYRADDRWGPKPKYNEEHGLEADNKQVGDPITAVGELTDENEGLDGFWERQAINRGLRLIVGERLELGNTYGWNASPLDTTSDPNITDPSSNPNNNPISQPDSLYPPDLTLGLTGADRGGPHEVLQRRSLRDNLAAVQGMVVYHYEGGGSASDGEFPAACVALTAHPGTMESIINSRTFDYLTLNTTTADDIKVDFLKGHGTNGWEFAYPSTFATASNFGTQYDLATSPLKKALKNLAYFAGDPHGGAPSFGPFQDDFVHPFPYLAMWGDFSPLRQIVESGTGYGSLSFADQATLHSSACTLGLLAYNLDSLNTEFDDITDAQWSDAASGIAKTLLDLVDNGVPLADVDTTPPDVWIEEAEAAGAPAAEIARMKVAADYWQVLRDRTFGFATGAGLEAAATPPTPLFGIYDQANGTFELDAVGTTYGDDPPISYNLSCDPNSFSDFGITDPEEALTLALALCPKTNVPKYPSLYYLFPRASHDQSASADSTELTALGIADTAQPTGEEYIDATAVDPGLIPPYLISSVLVNDGFTYQVVDDGADEPDNLSDLALVARVPGGTPTWQLPFTADSSADLDTSAGNQPDDRPFAINNPAGGILNIPFLDKGIYDGREQLAIRVLDIDLSRLANETNGSGDYWLAADRENGGEGIIYAFREDAVREDEIVRPKHTDAGWGPSATTDCSVLANLKTDNDCRMTVEPGGTIQDPPLSDRLVSPKPVDYYPDPMRRNHGFRFKDGADISGDLDRDPGMTFVTDNSVYIQGNFNLHSDDGVTPNLEEFVDGQTLNDGDVAYGDPFYTARTDLNTDTFATLDDDHWRPVEILSDSFTILSDNFQDGAVDDTFLEITPANYGAGESSYQNQNRPYFETDPSDPGSIFNRERWVQEGEWLYEEDVDPNTNDPDDPAAPVWIDRNGGYYINRYDDDSPPTADPWPNFELDNKDPFGVGNFIEFGFDSDDEKRHKRNLIRAGETFVNSLFISGIIPSQGGQNNGGFHNFPRFLELWNTGTTKSDETFNNAIDLFIAGSFFQFDFSTGSTGLFDQDAWERTQSADINENNIYFYSPPGRRWGFDVGLLYQPPAPAARRFVTIESPRSEYYRELPANDPYIENLLCATDDGGTRVFNASDFPNVTCP